AGCAACAGTTTTTTTGTTGATTAGGTGTTTAGGACCCACGTTTTCAGAGATAGAGTTACCACCCCATGAACCACAACCAAGCGTAAGAGAAGGTGCAACATTAAAGTTATAAAGATCACCGATACCACCATGAGTAGTTGGGATGTTTATAAGAATACGAGCTGTTTTAAGTTTGTCACCGAAGTAACGAATACGATCCGCGTTTACATCTTGGTCAGTGTAAAGACCAGAAGTGTGGCCGATGCCACCAATCTCTACCATTGTAACCGCTTGAGCTACCGCGTTTTCAAATGAAGACGCGCGGAACATACCTAACGTTGGAGAGAGTTTTTCATGAGCGAACTCGTCGTCATAAGAGACTTCACCAAGGCCTTCACCAACAAGAATCTTAGTATCCGCAGGAACTTTGATACCCGCCATTTCAGCGATTGCTGTCGCAGGTTGTCCTACAATTTTAGCATTAAGTCCGCCGTCGATAAGCAGTACTTTACGTACTTTATCTGCGTCAGGTTTGCTTAATACGTGACCTTTGTGAGAAGCGAAACGCGCTTTAACTTCGTCATATACTTCATCCATAACGATGACGGCTTGCTCAGAAGCACAAACAACACCGTTATCGAACGTTTTAGACATAAGAATAGAAGCGACTGCACGTTTAACATCTGCAGTGTCATCGATAACAACTGGAACGTTACCTGCACCAACACCGATAGCTGGCTTACCAGAAGAGTAAGCGGCTTTAACCATGCCTGGACCACCAGTTGCAAGGATAAGAGCGATACCGTCATGCTTCATAAGCGCGTTTGAAAGCTCTACAGATGGTTGGTCAATCCAACCAATGATATCTTTTGGCGCACCCGCTGCTACTGCTGCATCTAATACAATTTTTGCTGCATCGTTAGTCGAGTTTTTTGCGCGTGGGTGTGGCGAGAAGATGATACCATTACGTGTTTTTAACGAGATTAAAGATTTAAAAATCGCTGTTGACGTTGGGTTAGTTGTTGGAACGATACCACAGATAATACCGACTGGTTCTGCAATAGTCATGGTTCCCATGCTGACGTCTTCGTCTAATACACCACACGTTTTCTCATCTTTATACTTGTTATAGATAAACTCAGAAGCAAAGTGGTTTTTGATAACCTTGTCTTCAATGATACCCATGCCAGACTCGGCAACCGCTTGTTGTGCAAGAGGTATACGAGCTTGGTTAGCAGCAAGAGAAGCCGCGCGGAAAATTTTATCTACTTGCTCTTGAGAGAAGGTAGAAAATTCTTCTTGTGCGATTTTAACTCGTGCTACTAAAGCATCTAGTTCAGCCAAATTTGTTACAGGCATAATTAATCTCCATAAATTAAAAAATATTAAAAACTCTTTATTAAGGCTGTTGAGCTCTTGCTTTGAATCGTTCATTCACCATTTGAGGTAAAGTGAAAGAACACTACAAACTTAGTAAATTGCTTTCAGTACTGAGTATAATATTTCACAGCTTGAAATTAATTGACTCAGATCAGTTCTGAAAAACTAATTACCTCATTAGGGGTAACTAACTTCTACAATCGAGTCTATCACTTTGTTTTTAAAAATAAAAATAAAAAAATTTAATGTTCAAAAAAAATATAACCTAAGGCATGTAAGTGTTTCTTAAATAACAGATTTCGTAAAAAACTTTCACTTTACTTACAAATAACCAACTTAACCACAAGAACGACGTGCTACTAAGCAGTATATAGCTTGTTTTTGACAACACCACTTAACATGGCCATATTTCTCAAAAATGTGCGCTTTTTAACAAAATATTCACCAATTGTTATAGGTGATTACGTCCCTCGCTTCTTTCTACAGAAGAACCTCCCTATACTAGACGGTGTTATCGCTCAAATTGAACACAACCCAAAACTAGGATAAAAGTGCAAAATGGACCAAGGGAATAAAACGCTTAAGCATAAAACGTATGTCATTATATTTGGTACCCATACCACCGCAGGAAAGGTTTTCGACATATGCGTCATTGTCGCTATTTTGCTCTCTTTATTGGTGCTACTACTCGATTCTGTCTCTTCTATCAGCAGAGAGTGGTCAGACACGTTTCATTTCTTAGAGTATGGGTTCACTGGCCTCTTCACTATTGAGTACTTAATTCGACTCTGGTGTTCACCAAAACCTACCGCTTATGCCAAAAGCTTTTATGGCATCATCGACGTACTCGCTATCCTCCCTACCTATTTGACGATCATCTTCCCTTCTGCGTCTTTCATGACCGTGATTCGATTGATAAGAGTTTTAAGGATTTTCCGAATATTAAAACTTGTAAGATACCTACAAGACTCCAACATATTACTTAGGTCTCTACTCATGTCGCGCCGGAAGATATTTATATTCTTTAGCGCCGTCGCCATATTAGTCACCATTTTTGGTGCTTTGCTCTATGTGATTGAAGGACCGGAACACGGATTCACCAGCATCCCTCAAAGTATCTATTGGGCCATTGTGACCATTACCACCGTTGGTTACGGTGATTTGGTACCTCAAACTGGGTTGGGCAAAGCGGTTGCGGCCATAACGATGTTATTGGGTTACTCTATTTTGGCCGTTCCTACGGGTATTATTACCGCCGAATTGAGTCAAGAAATGAATTCGCACAAAAGTTTGGTCAAATGTCCTAACTGTATGAAAAGCGGACACGATCCTGACTCTATGTTTTGTAAACATTGTGGCAGTGAGCTTGCGGATCCGGACAATCGAGTAGTGCCTGCAGATGATGAGTAAAAAAAAAGGCGCAACTTAAAAAGTAATGCGCCTTTTATATGTTCTATATTTACTTCAATGAAAAAGCTTGATTAAAAACAATTCAATGACGAATCATCTCCTATTTTGATTCAAGAATTATTCTCAATGTTCTACGAAGCGGTTCAGCCGCCCCCCACAACAGTTGGTCACCAACTGTAAATGCATTCAGGAAATCATTACCCATCGTCATTTTACGTAAGCGACCCACAGGGACAGAAAGTGTGCCGGTTACTTTCGCAGGGCTCAGCTCTTGTGAGGTAATGTCGCGATCATTAGGAATGACTTTAACCCATTCATTATGAGACGCGATAATGTCTTCTATCTCGTCCATTGGTACGTCTTGCTTGAGTTTGATGGTCAAGGCTTGAGAGTGACAACGCATTGAACCGATTCTGACACAGGTTCCATCTATAGGAACAGGGCTCTGATCAAGTCCAAGAATCTTATTCGTCTCGACTGTCGCTTTCCATTCTTCTTTACTCTGACCATTATCGCGTTTTACATCAATCCAAGGGATAAGTGAACCTGCTAGAGGAACACCAAACTGATCTGTCGGGAAAGAGGATGAACGGATTGTTTCTGCCACTTTTCTGTCGATATCTAAGATCGAGCTAGATGGATCAGCGAGCTCTGTACTAACAGATTCACTAATGGTGCCCATTTGAGAAATAAGTTCACGCATGTTTTTCGCACCAGCGCCAGAAGCCGCTTGATACGTCATTGCACTCATCCACTCTATCATGCCTTTTTCATATAGGCCGCCCAGTCCCATCAGCATCAAGCTAACGGTACAGTTGCCACCCACAAAGGTATTGGTTCCACTCACGATGCCTTGTTGAATCTGTGCTAGATTTACTGGGTCAAGCGTAATAATTGCATCGTCTTTCATGCGAAGCGTCGACGCCGCATCTATCCAATACCCTTTCCAACCAGCTTGGCGTAATGCTGGATACACTTTTTCTGTATAACCACCACCTTGACAGGTAATAATGGCATCGAGCTGTTTTAAACTCTCAATATCAAAAGCATCTTGTAACATCCCTGTCTCTTTTCCAAGCTGAGGTGCTGGAATACCAATCTGAGACGTACTATAAAAAACGGGTTCGATATGGTCGAAATCTTTTTCTTCTACCATACGCTGCATTAAAACAGAGCCGACCATACCACGCCAGCCAACTAGACCTACTCTCATCATTTTCTACACTCCGTGTGAATTCAATATATCTCCTTCCATAATTAATGATTTATTGATAAAAAAACAAGTTTTTTTATGTGAAACTCAAAAAAATCTAATCAATCGGCTATTTTCAATCGTTTACTAGAAAGGCATTTGATAATTACTCTCGTTAGGCTTGTCGCTACGCGGCCAAAATGCCATGTCTTATATAATACGAGCGTGGGGGATTCGCTATAAAATGTGTTTTTAGCGCCAATTTAACCGTCAATTAGCAAATCGTACGTATAAAAAAAGGGCTTACGCCCTCTTTTTACTTCCAATAACTTACTTCCAATAACTGATCAGCTATTGTTCTTTCGCGTCAATTGGTCTTTTAGATTTGGAGGCGTGCCTTTGATGGTTAACGTATCCGTTTCAGGATCATAAAAAACCCGTTCACCTAACAACATACTGTCGAAATTAATACTCAAACCACCGCCGGCACCAACATACTTGGTCAGTTTTCTCACGGTGCTTCTATCTACAGGGAATTTTTCTTCCAATTCATAGCCACGCTCCTCGGTGTAATCCAAAAAGCTTGTCCCATCGGTACTTGTCGGTAACTCGCCAGATAGTTCTTTAACTTCTAACTCTTCATTAGCCTTGACCTGTTCGTTACAATAATCAAATACTTGTTTCTTGTAGCTTGTGGTTTCTTCTTTATCAAGCTGCGCATCGGTACAATAATCGTCAACCGCCTGCATCAATACCAAGTTCTGATGTTTCGTATCTAAACCCACTTCAGCTTGAAGGAAATCCAAAAAGAAATCGGCGATTTTTCTGCCGACCCTTCCTTTTATATAAGAAAGATATCGGTTTGACTCAGAATCTGTCTCATACGTAGATAAGTCTATTCGTGCCACGATATCCATCTTGCTAATATCAAGGTAGTCCGTAGCACTGATATCAAGCCCTTCTGTTACCTTTAAGCTCTGATGCGATGGCAATAATGCGATGAACATATAGTCAGTTGCAAGTGACTGATATTCGGCCAGGACCAAAATACCTTCGTCTGCAAATGGATACTTTGACAGTTCTTCTTTTAATCTCAGCGCACAATTTTGAGAAAAATCGTAAAAACTTCTCTCTCCTTGGCGAAGTTCTTGCAACCAGTTCTTAAAGTTGCTGTCAGATTGAAAGGCGGCAAAACCTTTGCCTGCTTTTGCATTAAAAACACGGTGAAGCTCTGACACGAGATCTTCGGAAAAACGATTATTTTCAAGGGATTCCGTCCGGTAGTTGACGGTTAGTTCATCCTGATCATTTTTAGTTAATTGATGTAAGATGACATTAGATATATTTAGGCTCATAGCGAATAAATTATGGTTTCGATTTCAGTTGTGATGAAGAGTAGGTTATCATAAGCCGCTTTCACTATCATTATTAGAGTTACTATGCCGATTACATCAAAATATAGCGATGACCAGATTGAAGTCATTCTCACTGAAATAGCAGCCGTATTAGACAAGCACGGTGCGAGTTCAGAGCTTTCACTTATGATTGCTGGCAATATTGCTACCAACGTCTTGAACACCAATGTGCCTGCAACGCAACGCAAAGCAATAGCAGAAAAATTTGCACAAGCACTTCTTTCCTCTATGGAAGAAAGCAAAACTCACTAATATATAAGAAAGAAATTAAATGGTAGATAGCGGAAATACATACGGTGACCGAGTCTCTCGACTAGTAAGTTGGGGGCATTGGTTTGCCTTTTTCAACATAGTTGCCGCTATGTTGATAGGCACGCGTTACATTAGCCAATCACCTTGGCCCGAAACCATCCTTGGCCAATTATATTTGGTGGGGTCATGGATTGGGCATTTTAGCTTTCTAATTTTCGCCCTCTATCTACTCATACTCTTTCCACTTTCTTTTGTCATTCCTTCTAGGAAACTGTACCGTTTTGTAGCGGTGTGTTTTGCAACGGTCGGGTTAACACTTCTCCTATTAGATACGCAGGCATACCAGCAAATTCATTTGCATCTAAATCCTGTTGTTTGGGAATTACTACTTGAAAAAGATCAAAGTAACATTGCGACCGAACTTCAGCAGTTGTTTATCGTGTTACCGGTCATCTTTTTATTGCAGCTGGCCCAGTCAGAATGGATCTGGCGTAAACAGAGAAAACTGACCAATAAACGGGTAGGACGCTCAATTACCGTTCTATTTTTTGTCTGCTTTATCTCCAGCCACTTAATGTATATCTGGGCTGACATTTCGTTCTATAAGCCCATTACTGCCCAAAAAGCCAACTTCCCGCTCTCTTATCCAATGACAGCGAGAACTTTTATGCAGAAACACGGGCTGATAGACACCGCAGAATATAATAAGCGCCTAGAGGAAGATGAAAAACTAACGCCATTGGTTAGATATCCTCTTGAGCCATTGAAATACAATAGTAAGGCAAAAAACTACAACGTTGCCATTGTCATGGTTGAAAGCCTAAGGGCTGATTTCGTTACCGATGAAGCCATGCCAAACCTTGAACGCTATGCTAACGAAAATATTCGTTTTACCGATCATTACAGCTCGAATAACGACTCTGGCAGTCTCTTTGGGCTCTTTTATGGGATTCCGGGTAACTATAAGAAGAGCCTTGTTTCGCAAGATCTACCGCCACTAGTTATAGAAGAAATGGCGAAGCGAAACTATCAATTTGGATTTTTCGGTAGTGAGCAGTTAGACAACAATGAGTCTAAATCCACAATACTGAACGCGACCAAATCTGCATTTGATCTATCGGAAGATGGTAAAGACGAGACAACCATTTCAAATTGGTCAACTTGGCTTGAAGCCAACGCAAAATCGCCATGGTTTAGCTATATTGAACTTTCTACGATAAGCGATTACGAGTCTTATGAGAACAAAACGGCAACGGGTTCTCCAACCGATAAACTCAAGGCCTCCTACTCTCAAGCCAGTACAGACTTAGATTCGCAATTAGAAAAAGTGTTTACCACCCTTACCGAACAGGATTTGGCGGATAACA
This portion of the Vibrio sp. VB16 genome encodes:
- the yejK gene encoding nucleoid-associated protein YejK, translating into MSLNISNVILHQLTKNDQDELTVNYRTESLENNRFSEDLVSELHRVFNAKAGKGFAAFQSDSNFKNWLQELRQGERSFYDFSQNCALRLKEELSKYPFADEGILVLAEYQSLATDYMFIALLPSHQSLKVTEGLDISATDYLDISKMDIVARIDLSTYETDSESNRYLSYIKGRVGRKIADFFLDFLQAEVGLDTKHQNLVLMQAVDDYCTDAQLDKEETTSYKKQVFDYCNEQVKANEELEVKELSGELPTSTDGTSFLDYTEERGYELEEKFPVDRSTVRKLTKYVGAGGGLSINFDSMLLGERVFYDPETDTLTIKGTPPNLKDQLTRKNNS
- a CDS encoding ion transporter is translated as MDQGNKTLKHKTYVIIFGTHTTAGKVFDICVIVAILLSLLVLLLDSVSSISREWSDTFHFLEYGFTGLFTIEYLIRLWCSPKPTAYAKSFYGIIDVLAILPTYLTIIFPSASFMTVIRLIRVLRIFRILKLVRYLQDSNILLRSLLMSRRKIFIFFSAVAILVTIFGALLYVIEGPEHGFTSIPQSIYWAIVTITTVGYGDLVPQTGLGKAVAAITMLLGYSILAVPTGIITAELSQEMNSHKSLVKCPNCMKSGHDPDSMFCKHCGSELADPDNRVVPADDE
- a CDS encoding DUF3413 domain-containing protein; its protein translation is MVDSGNTYGDRVSRLVSWGHWFAFFNIVAAMLIGTRYISQSPWPETILGQLYLVGSWIGHFSFLIFALYLLILFPLSFVIPSRKLYRFVAVCFATVGLTLLLLDTQAYQQIHLHLNPVVWELLLEKDQSNIATELQQLFIVLPVIFLLQLAQSEWIWRKQRKLTNKRVGRSITVLFFVCFISSHLMYIWADISFYKPITAQKANFPLSYPMTARTFMQKHGLIDTAEYNKRLEEDEKLTPLVRYPLEPLKYNSKAKNYNVAIVMVESLRADFVTDEAMPNLERYANENIRFTDHYSSNNDSGSLFGLFYGIPGNYKKSLVSQDLPPLVIEEMAKRNYQFGFFGSEQLDNNESKSTILNATKSAFDLSEDGKDETTISNWSTWLEANAKSPWFSYIELSTISDYESYENKTATGSPTDKLKASYSQASTDLDSQLEKVFTTLTEQDLADNTIVIITSNHGIEFNETKSNSWGADSNYSRYQLNVPLVIHWPNKPAQLHAHKTSHFDISTTLLQDLFGVSSNPQDYSSGKSLLNKSSRKWILAGDGIDIALITDDYTTVVDKYGNYKVYDDNYKREKDSKTKLSILMLGLSELKRFYESEQ
- the asd gene encoding aspartate-semialdehyde dehydrogenase, with the translated sequence MRVGLVGWRGMVGSVLMQRMVEEKDFDHIEPVFYSTSQIGIPAPQLGKETGMLQDAFDIESLKQLDAIITCQGGGYTEKVYPALRQAGWKGYWIDAASTLRMKDDAIITLDPVNLAQIQQGIVSGTNTFVGGNCTVSLMLMGLGGLYEKGMIEWMSAMTYQAASGAGAKNMRELISQMGTISESVSTELADPSSSILDIDRKVAETIRSSSFPTDQFGVPLAGSLIPWIDVKRDNGQSKEEWKATVETNKILGLDQSPVPIDGTCVRIGSMRCHSQALTIKLKQDVPMDEIEDIIASHNEWVKVIPNDRDITSQELSPAKVTGTLSVPVGRLRKMTMGNDFLNAFTVGDQLLWGAAEPLRRTLRIILESK
- a CDS encoding YejL family protein, which translates into the protein MPITSKYSDDQIEVILTEIAAVLDKHGASSELSLMIAGNIATNVLNTNVPATQRKAIAEKFAQALLSSMEESKTH